The following coding sequences lie in one Psychrobacter arenosus genomic window:
- a CDS encoding glycosyltransferase family 39 protein, which yields MSVPLLDQNALTSTASTYEYKPTNNSSLAWRKPSTFLLLYFLIWAITPALLASSVPLDVSEGINWGSEFQWGYYKHPPLSSWILFSFYDVFGHFGPYLLSQLYVILTLWLVYRLGTKVMSKDRALLGTALTLGVVYYTYPSLEFNHNVAQFPIWTALSLFFYQSVTHNRYRDWLLFALVGGLGMLTKYSVIFLLLPMALYLVLPKQWHLLKSPKPWLAALLMLAVFAPHFYWLSQNEWLPLTYANGRSHEGNLSSNIATHFSGFGFALAQLVAHLPLLVMLVLLRKSVSIKQALAVPLNTVSLSASAHNTTSTTTAPNTLNSQHTLTQQPLNQTPLKLLAYLWLTPLLLLLGLSLVFGLGLRDMWGMPMWSLSGLLFAAIIRPNALAAVLPKLRKYLVIWLGLVTVLMLTYLAFGHSIRDKPSRMDWPEQALAGQAQETWQSLSSCSLDSVSGDRWLGALVAMNSAPSKWPSQMISGTANLSPWMTPQRLSEQGTLVMHLPEDEMVLPLIDTANKANFAHHQGQWSLPWPRQLNAEPLLIEWEAYVPKSCIVN from the coding sequence ATGTCAGTACCTTTATTAGATCAAAATGCCTTGACTTCGACAGCCTCTACCTATGAGTATAAACCTACAAATAACTCGTCATTAGCGTGGCGAAAACCGTCTACCTTTCTCCTATTGTACTTCCTAATCTGGGCAATAACACCCGCCTTGCTCGCCAGCAGCGTCCCCTTAGACGTCAGCGAAGGGATTAACTGGGGCAGTGAATTTCAATGGGGTTACTACAAACACCCTCCACTGTCTTCGTGGATCCTATTTAGCTTTTATGATGTTTTCGGTCATTTTGGCCCGTATCTGCTCAGTCAACTCTACGTTATTTTAACCTTATGGTTAGTGTATCGCTTAGGCACTAAGGTTATGTCAAAGGATAGAGCACTGCTCGGTACGGCTTTGACCTTAGGCGTGGTCTATTATACCTACCCTAGCCTAGAGTTTAACCATAACGTCGCGCAGTTCCCAATTTGGACCGCCCTATCTCTGTTCTTCTATCAGAGCGTTACGCACAATCGCTATCGAGACTGGCTATTATTCGCTCTCGTTGGTGGTTTAGGAATGCTGACCAAATATAGCGTTATCTTCTTATTATTACCCATGGCATTATATTTGGTACTCCCCAAGCAATGGCACTTACTAAAGAGCCCTAAACCTTGGCTCGCCGCACTATTGATGTTGGCTGTATTCGCCCCGCACTTTTATTGGCTTAGCCAAAATGAGTGGCTACCGCTAACTTATGCCAATGGTCGCTCGCACGAAGGCAACTTAAGCAGTAATATAGCGACTCATTTTAGTGGCTTTGGTTTTGCTTTAGCTCAATTGGTCGCTCATTTACCGCTATTGGTGATGCTAGTACTGCTACGGAAGTCCGTCTCTATAAAGCAGGCATTAGCCGTACCGCTTAATACCGTTTCTTTGAGTGCATCAGCGCATAATACAACGAGCACCACCACCGCTCCAAACACGTTAAATAGTCAGCATACGCTCACTCAGCAACCACTCAATCAGACACCATTAAAGTTACTGGCTTACCTTTGGTTAACCCCATTGCTATTATTGCTAGGGCTAAGTCTAGTCTTTGGTTTAGGACTGCGAGATATGTGGGGCATGCCCATGTGGTCGCTATCCGGCCTGCTATTTGCCGCTATTATTAGACCTAACGCTTTAGCTGCCGTCTTGCCAAAGTTACGTAAGTACCTCGTCATTTGGCTTGGATTAGTCACGGTGTTAATGCTAACCTACTTAGCTTTCGGCCATAGTATTCGCGATAAGCCTTCGCGGATGGATTGGCCTGAACAGGCACTGGCAGGTCAGGCGCAAGAAACTTGGCAGTCGCTGAGCAGCTGCTCATTAGATAGCGTGTCAGGGGACCGTTGGTTGGGCGCGCTAGTAGCTATGAATTCAGCGCCTAGTAAGTGGCCTTCGCAGATGATTTCTGGCACGGCCAACTTATCCCCTTGGATGACGCCGCAACGTTTGTCCGAGCAGGGTACGCTAGTTATGCACCTGCCTGAAGACGAAATGGTCTTACCCTTGATTGATACCGCTAATAAGGCCAATTTTGCGCATCATCAAGGTCAATGGTCGCTACCTTGGCCCCGCCAGCTTAATGCTGAACCGCTGCTAATTGAGTGGGAAGCTTATGTGCCTAAATCCTGCATAGTAAATTGA
- a CDS encoding glycosyltransferase family 2 protein translates to MNTQSFYLSIILPAYNDAEALQVFLPQVLDFAATLPQRQQIIIVDDGSHDPIQQVVAEMMSRCPANVHLQLIRLSRNFGKESALSAGLAHATGDYVAMLDADGQHPLAVLQQMLTMMQNQTDIDMIAGIQANRPHESQLAKLFKRSFYHLIQDTRRYEIRPNAGDFRVMKQKVVRALMSLPERQRFMKGLYAWVGFQTVYLPFTADSRDTGESKFNFGSLFELALVGITSFSQRPLRLISRMGFIVSLLAFLYGCYIVFETLMFGNNVAGWATVAAGIMFSTGIQLVCIGVIGEYVGRLYEEVKQRPLYLIDETISSDDFMTKTTPNDAMPTKPVPATLPIDNV, encoded by the coding sequence ATGAATACTCAGTCCTTTTACCTTTCAATCATCTTGCCTGCGTATAATGATGCCGAGGCTTTGCAGGTTTTCCTGCCGCAAGTGTTAGACTTTGCGGCCACTCTACCACAGCGTCAACAAATCATCATTGTAGATGATGGCAGCCATGACCCCATTCAGCAGGTCGTTGCAGAGATGATGAGTCGCTGTCCTGCCAATGTACACCTACAGCTTATCCGCTTATCGCGTAACTTCGGTAAAGAGTCGGCATTAAGCGCCGGGCTTGCTCATGCGACCGGAGACTATGTGGCTATGTTAGACGCTGACGGTCAACACCCGCTAGCCGTCTTACAGCAGATGCTGACCATGATGCAGAATCAGACAGATATCGATATGATTGCCGGTATCCAAGCCAACCGCCCGCATGAAAGTCAGCTCGCCAAACTCTTTAAACGCAGCTTTTATCACTTGATCCAAGATACGCGCCGTTATGAGATTCGTCCCAATGCTGGCGATTTTCGTGTGATGAAGCAGAAAGTGGTGCGTGCTTTGATGTCATTGCCCGAGCGGCAACGCTTTATGAAAGGGCTGTATGCTTGGGTCGGCTTTCAAACTGTGTACCTCCCTTTTACCGCGGATAGTCGTGATACCGGCGAAAGTAAGTTTAACTTCGGCAGTCTTTTTGAGTTGGCCTTAGTCGGCATTACCTCTTTCTCCCAACGTCCCCTCAGACTTATCTCACGGATGGGCTTTATCGTTTCGCTATTGGCTTTCTTATATGGCTGTTATATCGTATTTGAGACCCTAATGTTTGGCAATAACGTCGCTGGTTGGGCGACTGTGGCTGCCGGCATTATGTTCTCAACGGGGATTCAACTGGTGTGTATCGGGGTAATTGGCGAATACGTGGGTAGACTTTATGAAGAGGTCAAACAGCGGCCTCTATATTTGATTGATGAGACTATCAGTAGCGATGACTTTATGACTAAAACGACCCCTAACGACGCTATGCCCACAAAACCAGTGCCTGCAACTTTACCTATAGATAACGTCTAA
- a CDS encoding GtrA family protein, with amino-acid sequence MRQQATLQMIKFIVMGSLAAFVHLAVLYTAVTFLDIAPAWANAIAFIVAFVVSFIGHLNVTFKDNHLAQTASVSSRLLKWFMSAVTGFMLNQGLFVLGLAWLGEPYYLLIWFIVTGIVTALSFLLGKLWAFK; translated from the coding sequence ATGCGTCAGCAAGCTACTTTACAAATGATTAAATTTATCGTTATGGGCAGCTTAGCGGCTTTTGTCCATCTTGCGGTACTCTATACTGCCGTTACCTTTTTAGACATTGCACCGGCTTGGGCGAATGCCATCGCCTTCATTGTCGCTTTTGTGGTGAGCTTTATTGGTCATTTAAATGTGACTTTTAAAGACAACCACCTAGCACAGACAGCTTCCGTTTCTAGCCGGCTGTTAAAATGGTTTATGAGTGCGGTAACAGGATTTATGCTAAACCAAGGACTGTTTGTGCTGGGCTTAGCGTGGCTTGGTGAGCCCTATTATTTGCTCATCTGGTTTATCGTTACTGGCATTGTTACCGCCTTAAGTTTTTTATTGGGCAAGCTATGGGCATTCAAATAG
- a CDS encoding ChbG/HpnK family deacetylase, whose protein sequence is MTQTALPTQVSSSYERQVIINIDDLGLSDPVNEAVIALGTLGKVGSTSYMAGGTISESQIRSLACLQLQVGLHLDFTGIYPSTLTQSLSSVLLASYLRRLDKPAVTALIHQQLEGFENTFNQRPVFIDGHQHVHQFPVIRTCLADVLQARYGETTATNQATIHMAARVTTPLVNDLKSWIIYLLGGPAWQQLCRQHQMPTNGRFGGAYDFDANQDKLAKLWESWFAKCPLIDTNAATSNQQQSPTLIMCHPALPNNNWEDEIKAAREQEYAWLMSDTFAALCQKYQVVPVGWLG, encoded by the coding sequence ATGACTCAAACTGCCCTTCCTACGCAAGTTTCCTCCTCGTATGAGCGCCAAGTAATCATTAACATTGATGACTTAGGGCTTTCCGACCCAGTCAATGAAGCCGTGATAGCTCTGGGAACATTAGGGAAAGTAGGCTCAACCAGCTATATGGCAGGCGGTACTATCTCTGAGTCGCAAATTCGTTCATTGGCGTGTTTACAGTTGCAAGTCGGCCTGCATCTAGACTTCACCGGGATTTATCCTTCGACCCTCACGCAATCACTCTCTAGCGTGCTGCTAGCCAGCTATCTGCGCCGTCTGGATAAACCAGCAGTTACCGCATTGATTCATCAGCAATTAGAGGGCTTTGAGAATACCTTTAATCAACGCCCTGTATTTATCGATGGTCATCAGCATGTGCACCAATTCCCTGTCATTAGAACTTGTCTAGCGGATGTCTTACAGGCTCGCTATGGTGAGACGACTGCTACTAATCAAGCCACCATTCATATGGCGGCACGCGTCACCACGCCATTAGTTAATGATCTAAAATCTTGGATTATTTATCTGTTAGGGGGCCCAGCTTGGCAGCAATTATGCCGACAGCATCAGATGCCGACCAATGGAAGATTTGGCGGGGCTTACGATTTTGACGCCAATCAAGACAAGTTGGCTAAACTGTGGGAAAGCTGGTTTGCTAAATGCCCGTTAATAGATACCAACGCTGCTACAAGCAATCAGCAGCAGTCCCCTACGCTTATCATGTGCCACCCTGCGCTACCTAATAATAATTGGGAGGACGAAATTAAAGCCGCGCGTGAGCAAGAATATGCCTGGCTAATGAGTGATACCTTTGCTGCCCTTTGCCAGAAGTATCAGGTGGTGCCGGTTGGTTGGCTCGGATAA
- a CDS encoding branched-chain amino acid transaminase has translation MSMATADGKLWLNGEIIEQPDAKVHVLTHSLHYGMAIFEGVRAYQTDDGRTAIFRLKDHTDRLLGSAKIFQMKVPYDQATLEQAHKDIVALNNLASAYIRPLIWVGAEKLGLSSHDNSINAMVAAWHWGAYLGEEGIEKGIRVKTSSYTHHMPNVTMCKAKASHNYPVSIMANQEVTRNGYDEAILMDSQGYVCQGSGENLFLVKNGELHTPDLAGGALDGITRRTIMQFAADLGIKVTERRITRDEFYLADEIFMTGTAAEVTPIREYDDRIIGNGGRGEITEKLQTLYFDVVHGRNEQYMDWLSFIDE, from the coding sequence ATGAGTATGGCAACTGCAGACGGCAAACTTTGGCTCAATGGCGAGATCATCGAACAGCCTGATGCGAAAGTTCACGTATTGACCCATAGCCTACATTACGGCATGGCTATTTTTGAAGGGGTTCGTGCCTATCAGACCGATGATGGTCGCACTGCCATATTTCGCTTAAAAGATCATACCGATCGCTTGCTGGGCTCTGCTAAGATTTTCCAAATGAAGGTCCCTTATGACCAAGCTACCCTTGAGCAAGCCCATAAAGACATCGTGGCGCTAAATAACTTAGCTTCGGCTTATATCCGTCCACTTATCTGGGTCGGTGCTGAAAAGCTAGGTCTGTCTTCGCATGATAACAGCATCAATGCGATGGTGGCTGCGTGGCATTGGGGCGCCTACCTTGGCGAAGAGGGTATCGAAAAAGGTATCCGTGTGAAGACCTCTTCTTACACGCACCATATGCCGAATGTCACGATGTGTAAGGCCAAAGCCTCACATAATTATCCGGTATCTATCATGGCAAACCAAGAAGTGACCCGTAACGGTTATGACGAAGCTATATTGATGGATTCACAAGGTTATGTGTGCCAAGGTTCAGGCGAAAACTTATTCTTAGTGAAGAATGGTGAACTGCATACGCCCGACCTCGCTGGTGGCGCATTAGACGGTATTACCCGCCGTACCATCATGCAGTTTGCTGCAGATTTAGGCATTAAAGTAACTGAGCGTCGTATTACTCGTGATGAGTTTTACTTAGCGGATGAAATCTTTATGACTGGTACTGCTGCTGAAGTCACGCCAATTCGTGAATACGATGACCGTATTATTGGCAATGGCGGCCGTGGTGAAATCACTGAAAAACTGCAAACCTTGTACTTCGATGTGGTCCATGGCCGCAATGAGCAGTATATGGATTGGTTAAGCTTTATTGACGAATAA
- the glnE gene encoding bifunctional [glutamate--ammonia ligase]-adenylyl-L-tyrosine phosphorylase/[glutamate--ammonia-ligase] adenylyltransferase translates to MSSATQLERSSASVYPSTPNPAIAASQPTPEQIERLAIASEFAHQIWQNKTTSCQTFLRSYPLDTTLTNQHIDDLIQDYTLNEDYEVADEAGVMSGLRRLRMLLMMRWIWQDALGLTTIEQLTDELSEFADGCIVFAKNYTYEQLVKRYGQPTFIDAQGQRQIDDMAIMAMGKLGAKELNLSSDIDLIFIHQAYGETDGDKAKGTKCIDNKRFMNRLGQGIIKLLDTNTADGFVFRVDMRLRPWGDGSDLAIHLAALEKYFANHGRAWERFAWLKAREVSRIDKDFAEQLDELIKPFVFRYYVDFSAFAALREMKSLIQNQVAQREDLDNIKLGAGGIRDIEFVVQAFQLIYGGRQPQLQVKSCLQTLQALHELEYLDAQTYEDLEGAYRFLRRLEHGIQAIHDQQTQRLPSDDKWRHNLAITLGFNNWTALLDVLNAHRDNVSVPFERMVTERQSPSILPEDETEEEPFTEQLAQLEALLSPENVERLQVFWSSKMVANLSDEAKERLDDAYPVIVHALLTQAAKAHLVNTAVPRLITLLEAICRRSIYLVMIAENPNATVSLIPMLSASPWIASELAQYPVLLDTFLQQRYRHLPDKVELRDILRQLLLRVEPDDEEELLSVLRLFKKSQVLAVAASDVIAERPIMQVSDSLTFIAEVVLEAALERAFASLVKRHGYPIGHNGDPVTEADCGFAIIGYGKLGGLELSYSSDLDLVFLHQIKEQAMSTGEKSVSGMKFAARLAQKLMTYLNTQTRDGRAYEIDMRLRPSGNAGMMVVSSHAFETYQRDKAWAWEHQALVRARAICGDRRAMTRFNDIRRDILMMPRTLEEVRVEVTSMRIKMQTHLGSDKWAQQSGKFNLKQDAGGIVDIEFMAQFAVLAYAHEYPDLTKWPDNVRIFETLASLGIWPQQTCDDLTMAYLRIRAATHQLALSEQTLSVDESLWHETRILVQAQWQHLMGVATSSMSDNMPSREDEDS, encoded by the coding sequence ATGTCATCTGCTACTCAACTTGAACGGTCCTCTGCTAGCGTTTACCCTTCTACTCCAAATCCCGCTATTGCTGCCTCGCAACCTACGCCAGAGCAGATTGAGCGCTTGGCCATAGCCAGTGAGTTTGCGCATCAGATTTGGCAGAATAAGACCACCTCTTGCCAGACTTTCTTACGCAGTTATCCGCTTGATACTACCCTGACCAATCAACATATTGACGACCTCATCCAAGACTATACCCTGAACGAAGATTACGAAGTCGCTGATGAAGCGGGGGTTATGAGTGGTCTGCGCCGGCTGAGAATGTTGCTAATGATGCGTTGGATTTGGCAAGACGCTCTGGGGCTGACCACTATTGAGCAGTTGACCGATGAGCTTTCCGAATTTGCCGATGGCTGTATCGTCTTTGCTAAAAACTATACTTATGAGCAACTGGTCAAACGCTATGGTCAGCCAACTTTTATAGATGCGCAAGGCCAGCGTCAAATCGATGATATGGCGATCATGGCGATGGGTAAGCTCGGTGCCAAAGAGTTAAACCTATCGAGCGATATCGATTTGATTTTTATCCATCAAGCTTATGGCGAGACCGATGGTGATAAGGCAAAAGGTACCAAGTGTATTGATAATAAACGCTTTATGAACCGCTTGGGTCAAGGCATTATCAAGCTGCTCGATACCAATACCGCAGATGGGTTTGTCTTTCGCGTGGATATGCGGTTGCGCCCATGGGGTGATGGTAGTGATTTGGCCATTCATTTGGCCGCATTAGAAAAGTACTTTGCCAATCACGGTCGCGCATGGGAGCGTTTTGCATGGTTAAAGGCACGTGAGGTCAGCCGCATAGACAAAGACTTTGCTGAGCAATTAGACGAGTTGATTAAGCCTTTCGTCTTTCGCTACTATGTCGATTTTAGTGCCTTTGCAGCCTTGCGTGAAATGAAGTCTTTGATTCAAAACCAAGTGGCTCAGCGCGAGGATTTGGATAATATCAAGCTAGGGGCGGGCGGGATTCGCGATATTGAGTTCGTCGTACAGGCTTTCCAGCTGATTTATGGCGGGCGACAACCGCAACTGCAGGTGAAATCGTGCTTGCAAACCTTGCAGGCCTTGCATGAGCTCGAGTATCTGGACGCGCAAACCTATGAAGATTTAGAGGGAGCATATCGCTTTCTACGGCGGCTAGAGCACGGGATTCAGGCTATCCATGACCAACAGACTCAGCGCTTACCTAGTGATGATAAGTGGCGACATAACCTAGCGATTACCCTAGGCTTTAATAATTGGACAGCGCTGCTCGATGTTCTGAATGCTCACCGCGATAATGTCTCAGTACCGTTTGAGCGGATGGTGACCGAGCGGCAATCGCCCAGCATTTTGCCAGAAGATGAGACCGAAGAAGAGCCTTTTACGGAGCAATTAGCGCAGTTAGAAGCGTTATTGTCGCCAGAAAATGTAGAGCGCTTACAGGTATTTTGGTCGTCTAAAATGGTGGCGAATCTTTCGGATGAGGCAAAAGAGCGTCTGGATGATGCCTATCCTGTCATAGTGCATGCTTTGCTCACGCAAGCGGCTAAAGCGCACTTGGTGAATACGGCAGTGCCTAGGTTAATCACCTTGTTAGAAGCTATCTGCCGCCGTTCTATTTACTTGGTCATGATTGCGGAAAACCCTAATGCCACGGTCAGTCTCATTCCGATGCTGTCGGCCAGTCCTTGGATTGCTAGCGAATTAGCCCAGTATCCGGTATTGCTCGATACCTTCTTGCAGCAGCGCTATCGTCACTTACCGGATAAAGTTGAGCTGCGTGATATCTTACGGCAGTTGCTACTACGAGTAGAGCCGGACGATGAAGAAGAGTTACTGAGCGTCTTACGACTGTTTAAAAAGAGCCAAGTCTTGGCGGTAGCTGCTAGCGACGTCATTGCTGAGCGTCCTATTATGCAAGTCTCTGATTCCCTCACCTTTATCGCAGAGGTGGTATTAGAGGCGGCTTTAGAACGTGCCTTTGCCAGCTTAGTGAAACGTCATGGCTATCCGATAGGCCATAACGGCGACCCAGTTACTGAGGCAGATTGTGGCTTTGCTATTATCGGCTATGGCAAGTTGGGCGGGCTTGAGCTGTCTTATTCCTCAGACTTAGACTTGGTCTTTTTGCATCAAATTAAAGAGCAAGCGATGAGCACCGGCGAGAAGTCGGTCAGCGGTATGAAGTTTGCGGCACGCTTGGCGCAGAAGCTCATGACTTACCTCAATACGCAGACTCGTGATGGCCGCGCTTATGAGATTGATATGCGTCTCAGACCTTCTGGTAATGCCGGGATGATGGTGGTGTCGAGTCATGCCTTTGAGACTTATCAGCGCGATAAGGCTTGGGCTTGGGAGCATCAGGCGCTAGTCCGGGCGCGGGCAATTTGTGGCGACCGCCGAGCGATGACCCGCTTTAACGATATTCGCCGGGATATTTTGATGATGCCGCGGACGTTAGAGGAGGTGCGGGTAGAAGTCACTAGCATGCGTATTAAAATGCAAACGCATTTGGGCAGCGATAAATGGGCACAGCAAAGCGGTAAGTTCAATTTAAAACAAGACGCTGGCGGGATAGTCGATATCGAGTTTATGGCGCAGTTTGCCGTATTGGCCTACGCGCATGAGTATCCCGACTTGACTAAGTGGCCGGATAACGTGCGTATTTTTGAGACCCTAGCCAGCCTAGGGATTTGGCCGCAGCAGACTTGTGATGATCTGACTATGGCTTACCTGCGTATTCGAGCTGCCACGCATCAATTGGCCTTATCTGAGCAAACTTTATCAGTAGATGAGTCCCTGTGGCACGAGACCCGCATCTTAGTACAGGCACAGTGGCAGCACCTTATGGGCGTCGCGACCAGTAGCATGTCAGACAATATGCCCAGTCGTGAAGATGAAGACAGCTAG
- a CDS encoding phosphatase PAP2 family protein: protein MHINRYSSYQRIAAFFKAVSRLGDGWFWGVMLFAALLSQYMAGTAGGAIWLPIFSIMLTSSIGVGLYKILKIKTVRPRPYQVHQVIIMGERPLDVFSFPSGHTLQAVLFTCALGGYFPILLWLMVPFALLVALSRMVLGLHYPTDVAIGALIGAGLAQLSPLIYRLLNTLIA from the coding sequence ATCCATATCAACCGCTACTCAAGCTACCAACGTATCGCTGCCTTTTTTAAGGCGGTGAGTCGGTTGGGCGATGGTTGGTTTTGGGGAGTGATGCTATTCGCCGCTTTACTGTCACAGTATATGGCGGGCACTGCAGGCGGGGCAATCTGGCTGCCGATTTTTAGTATCATGCTCACGAGCAGTATTGGTGTAGGGCTGTATAAAATCCTCAAAATAAAGACGGTCAGACCGCGCCCGTATCAGGTGCATCAGGTCATCATTATGGGGGAACGACCCTTGGATGTTTTCAGCTTTCCTTCTGGTCACACCTTACAAGCCGTATTATTTACCTGTGCGCTGGGTGGTTATTTCCCTATTTTACTATGGTTGATGGTGCCTTTCGCCTTATTGGTAGCGCTGTCACGGATGGTGCTAGGCTTGCATTATCCAACGGATGTGGCGATAGGGGCTTTAATAGGAGCGGGGTTAGCCCAACTGTCGCCATTGATTTATCGACTGTTAAATACTCTGATCGCTTAG
- a CDS encoding glycosyltransferase family 4 protein — translation MTAIIYKPSDDTKDSVSHNNVSNHNHSTTHKNSFEAKDSNSNQDNARNNPSITVPMTANATGTRHNTHSSQTIDSIATTSDLTGLPPHSLATLNPVKNKPLHIVLVTETWLPEVNGVSLSLKQLMTQLVAMGHSVSLIKPRAKGEQTGNRVVYTPSKLTPHKPTSNTAGDYELQNRHLQVCSGSNDTADEPIITHTLSVKGMPIPRYPELQFGVPAFGSIKLFLQQEQPDIVHIATEGPLGLAALLAAKRLKIAVTTGYHTQFHDFSKHFGMGLLARPLIAYFKYFHNWSDATCVPSPKTQHDLANFGFKRLFQVGRGVDTERFNPSKSSEALRQSWGAGQQHTVLIMVSRLSPEKGVDLVIKSYQALQMQQLHRAIKLIIVGDGPDKARLQTLAMGSEDIIFTGAQMGEALAQHYASGDAFIFASQVETFGNVVTEAMASGLPIYAFDDAAAGMLVDQDCGALVELGDRQHFIQMVSELPKVQQLKQLGEQARERVLSMTWGRPAEQMLTMFKDVLASKAANQGKAQSLAKKVELLRLNPATEKVLFKQGARLPLRDSAEVKVALSKASVLTGSKDPHSHPTH, via the coding sequence ATGACAGCGATAATTTATAAGCCCAGTGATGATACTAAGGACAGTGTCAGTCATAACAACGTTAGTAATCATAACCACAGCACCACTCACAAAAACAGTTTTGAGGCTAAAGACAGTAACAGTAATCAGGATAATGCTCGTAATAACCCTAGTATAACTGTTCCAATGACTGCTAACGCTACTGGTACCCGCCACAATACACACAGTAGCCAAACCATAGATTCAATAGCTACAACAAGCGATTTAACCGGTTTGCCCCCTCATTCGCTAGCTACTCTTAACCCAGTAAAAAATAAACCGCTGCACATTGTCTTGGTGACGGAAACTTGGCTACCTGAGGTCAACGGGGTGTCTTTAAGCCTAAAGCAATTAATGACGCAGCTGGTAGCCATGGGTCATAGCGTAAGCTTGATTAAACCTAGGGCTAAAGGTGAGCAAACTGGCAATAGAGTGGTTTATACGCCATCCAAACTTACGCCACATAAACCGACGAGCAACACAGCGGGTGACTACGAGCTGCAAAATAGACATTTGCAAGTATGCTCTGGCAGTAATGATACGGCAGATGAGCCTATTATTACTCATACGCTTAGTGTTAAAGGCATGCCGATTCCGCGCTATCCAGAGCTGCAATTTGGCGTGCCAGCATTCGGAAGCATCAAGCTTTTTTTACAGCAAGAACAGCCGGATATTGTGCATATCGCTACCGAAGGGCCATTGGGATTGGCTGCATTGCTAGCGGCCAAACGTTTAAAAATAGCAGTCACTACGGGCTACCATACGCAATTTCATGATTTTAGTAAGCACTTTGGTATGGGACTGTTAGCCCGACCACTAATCGCTTACTTTAAGTATTTTCATAATTGGTCTGATGCGACTTGTGTGCCTAGTCCCAAAACTCAGCATGACCTAGCAAACTTTGGCTTTAAGCGCTTGTTTCAGGTGGGCCGTGGCGTGGATACTGAGCGCTTTAACCCCAGTAAAAGCTCAGAGGCTCTACGACAATCTTGGGGAGCGGGTCAGCAGCATACGGTCTTAATTATGGTCAGCCGCCTGTCTCCTGAAAAAGGGGTGGACTTAGTGATTAAAAGCTATCAGGCGCTACAAATGCAGCAACTGCATCGGGCTATTAAGCTGATCATCGTGGGAGATGGTCCCGATAAGGCAAGATTGCAAACCTTGGCGATGGGCAGCGAAGATATTATCTTTACCGGTGCGCAGATGGGCGAGGCATTGGCGCAGCATTATGCTAGTGGTGATGCGTTTATCTTTGCTAGCCAAGTGGAGACCTTTGGCAATGTTGTGACCGAAGCGATGGCCAGTGGTTTGCCTATTTACGCTTTTGATGATGCAGCGGCAGGCATGTTGGTCGATCAGGACTGTGGCGCTTTAGTTGAGTTAGGCGACAGGCAGCATTTTATTCAGATGGTGAGTGAGTTGCCTAAAGTGCAGCAGCTAAAACAATTGGGTGAGCAGGCACGCGAGCGAGTATTGTCAATGACTTGGGGACGACCTGCTGAGCAAATGCTCACGATGTTTAAAGACGTATTAGCAAGTAAGGCCGCCAATCAGGGTAAGGCTCAGTCGTTAGCCAAAAAAGTAGAGTTATTAAGGCTGAATCCGGCAACAGAAAAGGTTTTATTTAAACAAGGTGCAAGGCTACCGCTGCGTGATAGCGCCGAGGTGAAAGTGGCCCTTTCTAAGGCGAGTGTATTAACTGGTAGCAAAGACCCTCATAGCCACCCGACCCATTAA